Below is a genomic region from Odocoileus virginianus isolate 20LAN1187 ecotype Illinois chromosome 30, Ovbor_1.2, whole genome shotgun sequence.
TCCACATATAAATACCTATTCGTCCTTTAAAAACTTCTCAGGGATCACCTGAGATATTTCTGACATATCTTCTACCACCTTCTATTCATGCCAAAATACTCTCCACTGTACGCTGAACATActtttgttatatatttattgtttatatttctatGCCTGACAGTGCAAAAGTTACTGCTCAAATGAATAAAGAGCATTTAGCTCTGCAACAATTTACAATGGAATAAAGCACTACTTCTCCATGACCAATTTTGCTAGTTCTGGAAGAAATTGGAGAAATTAAGTGTTTAGGGCATATATTCAAGAACCTATTACCCCACATTTATATGCTTTGTGGGACACATTCCTagaaatattgttaaaaataggAAAGTTACGTAAATGTGCATCAAGCAGGCTCACAACAAAGATTATCTTTCTCCCAAACTTACTCATATTAACTGATAATTTATTTCACATAACTTAAAAATTTCTAAATGGGAATTTATTTGTAAGGCAGAAGTGAAACAAAAGAACTGCCAAAGTTCATTAataaagtcagaaacagaaaagctCATTCTGATATGCCAAAATTTCAAATCAAAGTTATCTTCATATAATTTTACTATCTACAGTACTTTAATGAGCATTTGTCAAGGAATCTTGAAAATTTTAGAAGTAAACAGtatcaagaaataaatgtttttttaaaaatatcagattatgcacaaaaataaagaattaaaattaatgcCTACTTGAAGGACGGTAGTTCCTGGTTCCACCATGACAGACTGACCATCAACAAATACTTCAATCAAGTTGCTTGCTGCTGTGGCAGTTGTTCGAACTGATCATCCAAAAAATTGAGGTGAAGATGAAATTAGCAGAGTTTAAGGTATTAGAGCAGAGGGTAATGGATTAAATAATTAACCTACAGATCTagattttttcctcattttatccTATTCCCTTCTATTTCTCTAGatgcaaacttttaaaatactgaattagAGGAAAGCTCTTCCAATCCTTAATACCAAATGGAATAGAGTTGTCTATTTTTAACAGCAGTTTAGGCTGTAACTTTTTTGGCCCTGCTCTGTGTACAATCTTAGCTCCCTACCAGGGACGGAACCATGCCTCCTGCCACTGTTAGTGTAGAGTCGTAACCAtgggactgccaggaagtcccagtTGTAACTTTTCATGCCACTGAATACATGTTCCTGGGAAGATCACTTCTCAAAAGCAGAACAACTGCTTTTTCCATTCTGGCACTGATGGGCAATTCCTACTACTTTCCATTTCTATGAACTGTTTAAAGCTCTATTATTCTATTCaactattctatttttaataaaaactattataataaaaataaaccactGACTCaacattgtttctatttttatttaaaatctattatgGATTTAGGGTCTTTCAAGAAACATTCCATAAACTTATGAATTTACAAAGATAGACAGTTTAGGGCCCACAAATGCAATTTTAGAAATACTCACCACATCCTTTAGATGACTTGGAAAGGCCTACTAAGGCCTTTCTTACAGATATCCTTAACATactgctaaaaataaaacaaagaagagcTATGTTATGATTAGAAAAAACAATCCCAATAACAAACTTttcagtaatatttcatggttttaaagcacttcatatatatattttattccatcGAACATTTCACAAGTCCTGATATTGTTTCTCAAATTATAGAGATGAGATTACTCCATCTCAGATAAAGTAACTGACTTTTACATCATCAAGAAGTTAAGGAAGAGCTGCTAGTATATAAATATGAGCCTTCTAATTATATACAAATggcagttttgttgtttttaattataaacaaATGGTCAAACTTAAATACAACTATGTAGTAAAATAAATTCCAAGAATTAGCTTATCATTAGTTGCTATATAAAATAAAGCCTACCTTTCTGCCTTCATTTCCTGCTAATACACATTCCAAAATTCTATGTTCTGAGCAGTTATCTACTAAATGCTCCTGAGATATTCTGAGCCTAAGATATTCACAAGCCTAAGCTTGAAAAACTCTGGAGTGCCATTTTCTGTGTCAAGTAGTACACTATCTTTCAGATTTGCAATtatttgtttatgtgtttgttCTACCCCTCCACCGTATTATGAACTTCTTGAATCTTTCTATGCCTACCCCCAAGGCTCGCGCACAGTAAGCTCTAAAAGAGTGGTTCTCTACAAGACACAATTTTGTTTCCCAGGAACATTTAGCAAAGTCCGGAGAAGTTGTCTGTAGTCATGATGAGGGGAAATCTATTGGCATCTAATGGGTAGAGGTCAGGGTGCTATTAAAGATTCTACAATACTCAGGACAATCTCCCATAATATAGAATTACCTAAAGTGCTGCAGCTGAGAAGCCCTCTCTGCAGAATTTGCTGaattactgaaataaatgaaagtggGTTACATAACTTAACACCAATTAAAGGTGTACACAAGCAAACACTGAAAAGTTATTTGATCTTTTAGAGTTTCCTGTCCATTCACTTGGTCATATGGACAAAACATTGCTGAATCAGAACAGGACAGATTCAAAATCAACAATCAATATTTCAAACAACagtgtaaacatttttaattactattttgttCATGTCCAATACAATATGAAACTGGTGCCTACTTTAGCTAGGAAATCCACAAAGACTATTTGCATTGACCACTCAGCATCAAATGGAAGACTGCATAACCCCAACATAAGCAATACAGATTTGCAATACTTTGATAAGTGCTTTACACTTATTTGGCTACCTTGCAGGAAcagaaaaaatcaaatataagatGGGAAAGTGCTAATGATGAATCATTTCTAAAACCAGACTGGACACGTTTTGGTACAGGGGTAATACCACTGCACATTCACCATGTATCCTGCACTCATCCACTTCTCTCCCTCACTAttccaagccaccatcatctctcgCTTGGATGTTAGAACAGCCCCTAAAAGGTCTCCTGGCTTCCACTCCGCTGCCACTGCCTCCCCCATCTTCCCAGGGGCCGTGGCCTCAGACAGAAGTGCTCTTTCCTCAGATCTTTCTGGGCCCTCCTCATCCTTCAAACTTCTGCCTTAAAAGGCATGTCTCAGGGAGATTTTCTTAGACCAGTCTAACTAAAACTATCATAACTACTCCCCAGTCGTGTCATTTAATTCTTCCATGTGGACTCACTTCTAGTCTATAATAGACATCCAATAACTATTTGCTAAATGAGTTCTATCTCTACCATCTGGCCATCACTTCCACTTTCTTGGCATTAAAGAGTGTAGGTACTCTGGCAGCCTTGTAACCCCCTGCTtaaagatgcacacacacacacacacaaagatgcaCATACAAtttagtggaggaaaaaaaaaagactttcagtAAAAAACCAACTTGATGTTTATTCATCAGAAACAGTTCATGTTACATCTTCTATACGCTCAGAAACAGAAATAGTACATGTACATGCATTAGATCCCCCAAAATTAAACAAGGTAGCTTTGTCATTTGCAGTGCAACCTTCGGGCCAACTGTTTAAATGTCCCTTTCTTCCCCACcagtgaaaaaggagaagggcTACCCAATGCAGCCcttgaaaaaaaccaaaacacaaaacaagagGCATGCAGTTGCTAAGGCAACAGCGGCCAAAGATGCCCTGTATCAGGAATATGTTAATTTGGGGGAAAAGGCTCAGTCTTCAGGCCTAAGTCACTGACACAGGTCCTCTCCAGGAAGGGGACTGTCTTGTATTCCCCTGCAAAGGGAAGGTCACCCACAAGGTGCACTCGGGTCAGCGTTCCCCAGGGCCTCCAGCTTTCCTCCTACTCTCTGCTCCATCAGACCAGAGATCTTGCCTAACAGTCCTCACCTGCCGGCTCTCGGGGGTTCCCGAGGAGGCGGGGTGGAACGCGGCGCAAAGTCAAGGACAAGAGGAGAATGAGTGGGCTGAGACAAAGGAAACAGTCTCCTCAATAAACAAACGCAGGGGCTGGGGCACCTCAGCCTTCTCACCCAAACACGACCTCACCTTCTCCCTGGAGCCGACGAGGCTACCCTGCAGAACTGTCTGCAATACACCGACCCCTTCAGAGGCCCAGCTGCTTATTCAGTATGGCGGTCTCGGGTATCTCCGCCAGCCGGGCCTGGAAGAACGGAAAGCCGGGAGGGACTAGAAACCCAAGTTCGACAATTTCCGGCTGATAGAGTTCGGCAACTTCCGTCGCCTTAACAGAGGGCGGGGCAGAGGGCGTAGCACCCGGGAGGAGGCCGGGGTGGAGTTGGGGGTGACGGGGGCCGGCTCGGACCCGCAGTTCCGCCGGAAGAGGCCTGTCGGCTGAGGCCGAGCGTTTTCGGCCATCTCCGGCACCCCCAGAGGGCGGGTCCTAGAGTCTTCGAAAACCTTGGAGGTAGCAATTTAAGAAATACCCATTTTATTAATTGATTTCCAAGCGCAAAGAAAGGCCAACGGATAGATTGCGGGCCATTAATTCAGagcctttgctttttactttgaaGAATCTTAACGTACTTTGACCTTTAACCTGCGGTCGGGGGCCTCGGAGAGAAACGCCTCCGTTTCTATATAAGGGATTTCCGGCCTTTTGCggcccttttttcctttttgcgcTGGGCGCTGACCGGTTGCGCGCCTCTTTTTCTTGGCTGCCTCCCAGTTCTAGATTAGCCTTCGCCATGGGTTTTGGAGACTTGAAAAGCCCCGCTGGCCTCCAGGTGCTCAACGACTACTTGGCGGACAAGAGTTACATAGAGGGGTGAGCGCATTGGCCCGGGTCGGGCAGGGCCGGGTTGGTGGGGCCACGTGGCGCCGCCTCGGCTGCGGCTCGAGGAAGGGAAACCCGGTCCCAGGGCCCTCTCGGGGGAGGGGTTGCGAGGGAACAAGGGTTAAAATGTGCTTTTTCCGCATGCTTAACTCCACCAGGTTTTTCCACGTCTTTGCTTGGTTAACAGATGTAAGCCTGTAGCTCCGTGTTAGCAATTGCAATTTCTGAAGAGGTCTACTGAGTGGCAAACAGGTCTCAGTGTCTCAGGGTATCGCGGAGAACCAAATAAATGATCTCTGATCCTAAGAAGCTTGTTTCTTACAAACGACAAAGCAGCTTAGGTACCCCGGTGACGAAAGAGCGAGTTCGTAGCGTTTGTCATTCATTTGCTGGTGTTTGTATCTCTCCTTATAAAACTGTGTGTAATTACGTTTGTATCATCGCCAGGTATGTGCCATCACAAGCAGATGTGGCAGTATTTGAAGCCGTCTCCGGCCCACCACCTGCCGACTTGTGTCATGCCCTCCGTTGGTATAATCACATTAAATCTtatgagaaggaaaaggccaggtaaaattatttttgtgtttgcttgAAAAATAGAATGCTTTCAGAGCTTAAACTCGGGGTTTCCACTCGACAAGTTAGGGTTCAGGATATTTTAGTTTTGTTGGGATATTTCTCCATGACTTGAGAAGGGCCGAGACCAAAATCCTCCCGTTTTTTTCACGTAGCAGGTAGAACGTAAccatactgaagaaaaaaattggcCAATctaggaaatagaaaattttattcaagccaCATCGAGGATTATAACCTCAGAAAAACTCCTCCAAAACCTGACAACTCTTCCCTCCACATAAGTAAGACAAGGCCGTACattaattaatgtattatttaatgaCAGTTTATATAATCTAGATCTACAAGTGCAAAGCAAGTCATGGTTCATCATGATCCAAGAttaagaagaaatatttctttaagagGGTTGGTTAATGCACATATACAATGCAGcctagaggggagggaggtggttcaagtaaactaagaaaaattttattttcaatttttattttgtcttgccATGAAATATGAATTTTACTTGATGAAAAACAGCAATTCAGCTTTTCCCCATACTGCCCTGCCAATGTGCCTGACTTTGACCTGGGGGGGCCCACCTGTGGGATGAGCGAGTCCTTCTCCAATCTTCTGAAACTGCTAACAAAATGGAAGTTTGAACTGGAGGTAGACTCCAGTTCACTAAGAATGGAACTGAGCATACTTAGTGAAATCTCAAATAGAAATAATTCATTCTGAAAGTATATTGTTGTCCATATTGAATATAATGTTTCACATGGTACTGATTTTTGTTGGGTGAGCAGCTAAACATATATACCAGGTATTTACCAGAGAGAGTTGAAGGGTAAATTCTTAGTACAAAAGAGATTCTTTAATTGTAAAGAAAACAAGTTCCTCTCATGTGAACTTATATGAAAGGGGACATCATGCTGACCTAGTAAtagttgattgattttttttttcaagcctgCCAGGAGTGAAGAAAGCTTTGGGCAAGTATGGCCCTGCTAATGTGGAAGACACCACAGAAAGTGGAGCTACAGATAGTAAAGATGATGATGACATTGATCTCTTTGGATCTGATGATGAGGAGGTATGGCATAAATTGACTTATGTGTGTATCATTGTGCTTAAGCGCAGGCTCTGTAGCCAAAATCCCTGGGTTTTAACCCTGGCTTCACTTAAAATTacctgccttttaaaatttctgaccAGCTACCTGATGAATAAAATCAAATCACCATCTTTCGGCTGAGCTCGTGATGGATTTGCTTTTATCTGACAAAGCCAGTCTTTGTTACAACCCACCAGCTTTAAACTGAGGAGCAACCCATTTTGTGAAATACatgaaattttttcctttacagGAAAGTGAAGAAGCCAAGAGGCTAAGAGAAGAACGCCTTGCCCAGTATGAGTCAAAGAAAGCCAAAAGTGGGTTATTTTATGATTCGTGTCTAATTGACTTAATAGATTTCATAATGcgaataatcttttaaaaaactaacctCTAAAgtaatttccttttctccccattttGTTGAAGTAGAGCTTCAAAACTTCCACAGCTACTGGTCTGCAGCTGTTCTTAAAGGTAGCAGCTGTGGCATTCCACTGTGGGAAAGAAACTGTCACACAACTCAACACCTCTTTCTCAGCACACACAGAAAGTGGGCATGTGTGTGACAAACACAAGGTGTGTGTTCTGTACCTTTGTGTGGCTAAGGAGATGATCCATttagaaacacatttaaaatttgttaagtGACTTGGAGTAGGACAAAAGGAATTGTTTGAACAATGCTGTTTCCtgtacactttttaaatttttttagaaccAGCACTTGTCGCCAAGTCTTCCATCTTATTAGACGTGAAACCTTGGGATGATGAGACCGATATGGCAAAACTAGAGGAGTGCGTCAGAAGCATTCAAGCAGACGGCTTGGTCTGGGGCTCTTGTGAGTTTAGTCTTCTCTTTTTGACACTGGCATCTGCATAGTTTCCAACTGTGTcaattctaagatttttttcgATCTTCTTTTCAGCTAAACTAGTTCCAGTTGGGTATGGCATTAAAAAACTTCAAATACAGTGTGTAGTTGAAGACGACAAAGTTGGGACAGACATGCTGGAGGAGCAGATCACTGCTTTCGATGAGTATGTACAGTCTATGGATGTGGCTGCGTTCAACAAGATCTAAAATCCATCATGGATCAGTGCCcttaaataaaagtttgaaagaCAATCCTTGGCTCTTGATTTCTAAATAAGAAAGTGGTACTTATATTCCATTTTTGAGGGAAGAAATTCAGTGGCTAGATAATTCATAAATAATTTAGGTCAGCATTGTTGTTCAACATTTAGCCAAAAAAAAGGGGGACTACCTATTATGAATACGGTGGCTATGCATAGATGTAAGGtagattttataaaacaaaagtgGACTATGGACAGCTTCCCTACCTGTTAGTGACGTCCTCTGTAAGTGATGCTGCAACTTTTACTGCAGTATTTCAAGTGTTTATATTATTGGAGAGGTACACTTGACTGAGAATTTGTAGtaagagttttgcttttttctttgacCACTATCACTTGGCTTTTGGGACTTTAGTTACCTGGGTCCAAGGCAGTTAATTGCCAAGAGTTGATTTTAGGTTAATTTGGCCCATATATAATGGCTCAGTTAC
It encodes:
- the EEF1B2 gene encoding elongation factor 1-beta, yielding MGFGDLKSPAGLQVLNDYLADKSYIEGYVPSQADVAVFEAVSGPPPADLCHALRWYNHIKSYEKEKASLPGVKKALGKYGPANVEDTTESGATDSKDDDDIDLFGSDDEEESEEAKRLREERLAQYESKKAKKPALVAKSSILLDVKPWDDETDMAKLEECVRSIQADGLVWGSSKLVPVGYGIKKLQIQCVVEDDKVGTDMLEEQITAFDEYVQSMDVAAFNKI